GTCCCAGGTCAGCGGCGTGGAGACGGTGGGCGTCGGCTGGGCCCGCAGCGAATAGGCCGCGACCGTGGTCTTGGCCGCCGCGTTCTGGCTCCAGTCGATGAACACCTTGCCGGGGCGCAGGTTCTTGGCCATCTTCGAGGTGATCAGGCGCGGGTGTGCCTTCTCCAGTTCTTCGGCGACCACCTTCGCGTACCCGGTGACGATTTCGGCGGGTTGGGTTCCGGCGATCGGGCAGCAGAGCTGCATGCCCTTCTTGCCGGAGGTCTTCGGGTAGCTGTCGATGCCGTCGGCGGCCAGCCGCTCCCGCAACAGCGCGGCGACCGCGGCGCACTCAGGCAGCCCGGCCGGCGCTCCCGGGTCGAGGTCGACCACCATCAGGTCGGGCTTGGGCTCCTTGCTCCGGCCGATCCGCCACTGTGGAGTGTGCAGTTCCAGGCCGGCCATGTTGGCCACCCAGACCAGCGTAGGCAGGTCGTCGCAGACGACGAAGTCGATGGTCTCCCGGCCCTGGCTGGACCCGGGCGTCGGCAACTCCTTGAGCCGCACCCACTTCGGCGTGCCACCGGGCGCGTTCTTCTCGAAGAACGACGGCCCGTCGACGCCGTTGGGGTAGCGGATCCGGGTCAGCGGCCGGTCGCGCAGGTGCGGCAACAGGATCGGGCCGACCTGGGTGTAGTAGTGGATCACCTCGCCCTTGGTGAACCCGGCGGCCGGGTAGAGCACCTTGTCCAGGTTGGACAGCTCCACCTCCTGGCCCTCGACCTCCACCCGGATGCGGGTCGGCTGCTTAACCATCGGTCACGTCCTCCGGCGTCATGTCGGGCCGCAGCCGCAGGAACCGCGGGAACCGCAGGCGTCCGTCAGGCGTTCGCTGGCCATATCTCACTTCGAGCACAATGTCGGGCTTTACCCAGATGGCGCCGCGGGCATCCTCCCGGGGCACCGACTGGTCGCCGGTGACGAACGGGCTGCCCGGCACGACCAGCGGCTCGAGCACCTTGAGCAGCGCCCGCTCCGCCGCGGCGCTGATGCCGCCGCCGACCCGGCCACGGAAGGCCAGGCCCGCGTCGGTGGGCGCGCCGACCAGCAGCCCACCGATCTTGCGGACGCCGGGGCGCCAGCCGCCGATCACGAACTCGGCGGTGCTCTCCAACTTGACCTTGACCCAGTCGGGGGTACGGACTCCGACCCGGTAGAGCGAGCCGGCGCGCTTGGCGACCACGCCTTCGAGCTGGTATTCCTCCGCCGCCGCCAGGGTCGCCTCGCCGTCGGTGAAGGTCGGCGGCACCTGCCAGTGCGACGCGCCGAGCCCGAGCCCGTCGAGAGCGGCCCGCCGCTCGGCCAGCGGGCGGCCGGTCAGGTCTTCTCCACCGAGCCGGAGCAGGTCGAAGATCATGTAGGTGACCGGGAGGGTGGCCGCGAGCCGGGCCGCCCGGGCCTTGTCGCGGACATGCATCCGCTCGGCGAGTTGGGTGAACGACGGCACGCCCTTGGCGTCGAAAACCACGACCTCGCCATCGAAGAGTGCGTCGTCGGTCACGTCGCGAAGCCCGGTCAGCTCGGGATAAGCGGCGGTGATCTCCGCACCGGAACGCGCCCATAAGCGCCGCTCGCCGCGGGAAATATCGGCAATCGCGCGTACGCCGTCCCATTTGAACTCGTAAATCCAGCCGGCGCCGGACGGCAGCTCACCCGTGCTGGCCAGCATCGGTCTGATCGGCACGCTCCCAGCGTAGGTGCCTCGCACGCTGGTAAGTAGCCCGTAACGGTGCGAGCATGGTCGGTGTCCGGGCTGCTATCGGGCGGCGGGGGTTTTCGGGCAGCACGATGGGAGCGTCATGCGCGCAATCTGGAAGGGCGCCGTTTCGTTCGGCTTGGTGTCGATCGCGGTTCGGCTCTATTCGGCGACCGAGGAAAAGGACATCCGGTTCCACCAGGTGCACCGGGAAGACGGCGGCCGCATCCGTTACAAGCGCACCTGCTCGGTCTGCGGCGAAGAGGTCACCTACGACGACATCGCCAAGGGCTACGACATC
This genomic interval from Asanoa ferruginea contains the following:
- the ligD gene encoding non-homologous end-joining DNA ligase, coding for MVKQPTRIRVEVEGQEVELSNLDKVLYPAAGFTKGEVIHYYTQVGPILLPHLRDRPLTRIRYPNGVDGPSFFEKNAPGGTPKWVRLKELPTPGSSQGRETIDFVVCDDLPTLVWVANMAGLELHTPQWRIGRSKEPKPDLMVVDLDPGAPAGLPECAAVAALLRERLAADGIDSYPKTSGKKGMQLCCPIAGTQPAEIVTGYAKVVAEELEKAHPRLITSKMAKNLRPGKVFIDWSQNAAAKTTVAAYSLRAQPTPTVSTPLTWDEVEDGAVRQFTAGEVLDRVAEFGDLMAPLLEKGPKVPNSPPAVGPRVGR
- the ligD gene encoding non-homologous end-joining DNA ligase; its protein translation is MLASTGELPSGAGWIYEFKWDGVRAIADISRGERRLWARSGAEITAAYPELTGLRDVTDDALFDGEVVVFDAKGVPSFTQLAERMHVRDKARAARLAATLPVTYMIFDLLRLGGEDLTGRPLAERRAALDGLGLGASHWQVPPTFTDGEATLAAAEEYQLEGVVAKRAGSLYRVGVRTPDWVKVKLESTAEFVIGGWRPGVRKIGGLLVGAPTDAGLAFRGRVGGGISAAAERALLKVLEPLVVPGSPFVTGDQSVPREDARGAIWVKPDIVLEVRYGQRTPDGRLRFPRFLRLRPDMTPEDVTDG